A stretch of DNA from Spirosoma endbachense:
CGACGTGGCCCGCTTTGGTTCAGGCCTGACAATCTTTGGCAATAAACTCTTCGGCAGTACGCTGAATGGGTACGCACCCTGGATCATTACGCTGATTTTTGCGACCGTTGCTGGGTTGATCTGGACGGCTGTCGCCCGGTTTCGCAACGCCGAAGCCCGTGATTACAAGCTGCTCTATTACTGGTTGCGGGTTGTTGTGCGCTATCGGGCGGGCATCGGCATTATTGGTTTCGGTTTCACCAAACTGATGCCTACCCAATTGCCGTATCCATCACTGGGTGTACTGAACACAAACTTCGGCGACCTGACGGCCCAGAAAATCTACTGGCTTTCAATTGGTATTGCGCCCTGGTATGAAGTGTTTACGGGGGTGGTCGAGGTGCTGGCGGGTGCTTTGCTGTTTTTTCGGGTCACCACATTCTGGGGTGCCGTGTTGCTGTTTGGGGCGCTGGCCGATATTGTTTACGTCAACTTCGCTTATGATGGAGGAGTGCATGGCTACAGTTCATATTTCGTGCTGTTGTCCGGCTTCCTGTTGATTTACTACATCAAAGACATTTACAACCTGCTCATCCGGGAGCGGCTGACAATTCCGAACTATTTCGCGCCAACGTTTACGGGCTGGCAGCAGTATGGGCGGATTGGACTGAAAACGCTCACGATCGGTCTATTTCTGGTGCTGCTGTTCTGGCTCCAGTACGTCAATTTCCGGTATGATCCCTATAAGCAACCGGCTCAAAAAGGCATCAAGGAACTCCGGGGCAATTACAACGTGACCGAGTTCCGGCTCAATGGTAAGGAGCTACCCTACTCACCACTGGATTCGGTACGCTGGCAGCAGGCTACCTTCGAAAACTGGACTACATTAACGTTCAAGGTCAATAAACCGGTTGAATTAGACCTCTCCAATGGGGGTGGTGCGCCCATGCGTGACATCAACCGAACTTTCGAACTGACGGGTGTTTCAGGTGGGCAGCGGGTATTTTATTACGAAGCCGACCCAGTCCATCACGTTCTGTATTTGCAGGATAAAAATCGGGGAGCCCGCAATGCCGAGAACCGGGAATTTCTGGGCAATAACCGCGATCTGGGCGGCACGAACGAAGGAGGGGCACGTGACCGATCGAGAGGTGAGGGCCGTCGCGGTGAAGACCGTCGCGGTGAAGACCGTCGCGGTGAAGGCCGGCGAAAAGACGATGCCGGTGAATCTGGCAAACCAGATAACTGGATTCCAAAAGAAGCGCTGGCAATCATTGGACCCGAAGACCCGAAGATTGATCCCATTGCCCGGTCGGCCCGGCGCACCAAAGGGATTGATGCCGAGAATCGCCCTGCCAAGCGTAATCGTATGATTCTCAGTTATACCGCACAGGATGGTGGCAATAAGGTCATCCTGCGGGGAATCAACGAAACGAAAGATTCGATTTATGTGGTGCTGGATCGCTATAACCGGAAATATGCCCTGTCGGAGAGTACCCTGAAAGCCGGTAAGTATGAGTAATGCATGGCTGGTGCTACCTGTTGGTTTGTTTGTTGCGGTTCTCGATCTATATCCGCGTCCGATTGCTGGCCCCATGTTTCCTGACAGGAACCAGGTGGGGATGAATCGAATGAGCGATCCGAAGGTCGACTCATTGCCTTCCCGATTTGGTTTGGGCAAACCGGCAACTATTGCCCAGATAACCCCGCTGGACATCGATGTGCGTCCTGATGGTCAGGGTTTACCTGCCGGATCGGGTACGGCAACGACCGGTGCGGTAATCTTCGCGGCAAAATGTGCTGCCTGTCATGGTGCGGGTGGGGTAGGAGGGCCCAACGGATCGTTGGTGACAACGACTCCGGCACCGGGAAAACGAACCGAAAAAGTGATTGGAAACTACTGGCCCTATGCCACAACTGTGTTCGATTACATTCGGCGGGCTATGCCGTTCAGTCAGCCGGGTTCATTGACCAATGAAGAAGTTTATTCGCTGACGGCTTACCTGCTGACGGCGAATAAACTGTTCGACGAAAAAGCCGTGCTAAATGCCCAGACATTGCCGAAGGTAGTCATGCCTGCTCAAAAACTATTCGTGCCCGACGACCGGAAAGCGGGACCAGAAATACACTAGGGAGAAACTAATGGAAAATGAATCATGGTGAAGCCTGCTAGCGACGGTGATCAACCGGCTAAACCCGCAACGATCACCCGCCGAACTTTATTGGGTGGAGCTGCTACTGCCGCTGTAGCGGTGGTACAAACCTCGTTTGCAAAGGGTTTGCAGATTGGTATTCCCCAGATTTCCGACGATCCAACGAAGCAGATGGGCGTTCCGCCGGGTAAGGTTGGAACACGGTCGTCATTTGAGAAACTGGCAAAAAATGCCTCCGATATTTCGTCGCGGTCGCCGTTGCAGGATTTGTACGGCACCATCACTCCTTCGGATCTGCATTTCGAGCGGCATCACAATGGGGTCCCGGCAATCGATCCGGCCAAATACGAACTGCTTATTCACGGCCTGGTCGAACGCCCAACGGTGTTCACACTGGCTGATCTGAAACGGTTTCCGTCGGTATCGCGCATTGCCTTTCTGGAATGTTCCGGCAATTTTCGTACGGGCAAAGAAACCATGTCTCCGCAGGAAATTTGTGGCCTCACCAGTCAGAGTGAATGGACCGGTGTGCTGCTTTCAACGCTGTTTCGGGAAGTGGGCGTAAAGCCCGGCTCCAACTGGTTTCTGGCTGAGGGCGGTGATGCTGCGCTGATGACCCGCAGCATTCCGACCAGCAAAGGCTGGAACGATGCCATCATTGCCTATGCGCAGAATGGCGAAGCGCTTCGGCCTGAACAGGGCTATCCGGTGCGGCTATTTCTGCCCGGTTGGGAAGGGAATACAAGCGTCAAATGGCTACGTCGGCTTGAACTGGGTGACGCTCCCTGGCAAACCCGAGAGGAAACCTCGAAATACTCAGAAGGCATTAAAGGAGGCAAAATCCGGCAATTTAGCTTTGACATCGACGCCCGATCGATCATTACCTTTCCGGCTTATCCGGTTCAGATTCAGAAAGGCTGGATCGAAATTCGGGGGCTGGCCTGGAGCGGTCGCGGAAAAGTGAGCCGGGTAGAGGTCAGTACAGATGCCGGTAAAAACTGGAAACTGGCTGATTTACAGGAGCCCATTCTGGATAAAGCACATGTACGATTCCGGCACCTGTGGCAATGGAATGGATCTGAAACCGAGATCATGAGCCGCGTAACCGACGAGACGGGCTACGTACAGCCAACGTTCGCCCAACTCATTGACGCACGGGGCGCCGATACTGGAGGCTATCATTTTAACCCGATTACGGTATGGCAAATCAAACCCGATGGGCGTGTGCTGAACCGGCCCGAAAATTTTCGATAAGCGATTATGGAAAATACGACAATTCCCGAATTAGTCCATCCTGCCACTGTTCGAAGAACCGTATTGCCTGCACACTGGCCGAAATATAGCCTGTTGCTGGCCGGACCACTGCTCTTTTGGGTATTGGGTTACAGCAATTTGTTGCCAGTTGCGCCAAAAATGCAGCTGGTTATTGGTGTTGCAGTCTGGATGATGGTCTGGTGGATCAGCGAGGTAGTAGCCTTACCCGTGACGGCTTTTTTACCCATAGTGCTGTTCCCGGCGCTGGGTATTCTGGATCTGCCGACTACAGCCGCCAACTACACCAATCCCACGATCCTGCTGTTTCTGTCGGGCTTTGTGTTTGCGCTGGCGGTTGAACGGCACAATCTGCACACCCGCATTGCACTTCACATCGTGCGTCTGATCGGTACGGCCAGCCACCGGCTGGTGCTGGGCTTTATGGTGGCTACGGCTTTTGTCAGTATGTGGGTGAACAATACGGCGGCTGCGCTGCTGATGCTGCCCATTGCGCAGTCGGTGCTTCATTTACTGGAAGACGATTTCCGGCGGGCGGGTCAGGAGCGCCAGTTTCGCCCTTTTGCGGTGAGTTTGCTGCTTGGCCTGGCCTATTCAGCCAGTATCGGAGGTATTGCCACCACCATTGGCACACCGACCAATGGCGTGTTGCTGGGTTTCCTGCGCGATTCCTACAAAACCGATATTTCGTTTACGGGCTGGTTTGTTGTCGGATTTCCACTGGCAGTATTGATGCTCACGGCCACATACCTCATTCTGGTCCGGCTCCTGTTTCCGGTGAGAGGCCATGCGTTGCCTGATGCATCGGCCATCATTCGAGATAAACTGACGGCATTGGGACCGATACGATATTCCGAATACGCTGTCAGTGGGCTGTTTTTGCTTACGGCCATTGGTTGGGTTTTTAGGGCGTTGTTCGTGAAGTGGCTGGGAGCCGATTTTCTGAATGACACGATCATTGGCATGAGCGGTGCTTTACTGCTCTTTCTGACTCCCGACCCGACCAGTAATACTGGTCTATTATTCGACTGGAGTAGTATGAATAAGTTACCCTGGGGTATTCTGTTCATGATCGGCGGAGGGCTGGCGCTGGCCAAAACGCTCGAAAGTTCCGGCATTATCGGACTGATCGGCGATACCGTTGCGTCGTCTGGTTCGCATGACTACAGCGGATTGCTTGTCGCGCTGGTAGGCATCACCTTGCTACTGAAAATAATCATTGCCAATACGCCACTGGCAACGGCGGCTCTTCCGATGGTTTTTGGGATTGCTACGGCCACCGGTATCGATCCGATTCTACTGGGCGCCCCCGTGACGTTTGCAGCTAGTTTTGCGTTCGTGCTGCCCATGTCGACACCACCGAACGCCATTGTGCTGGCAACCAGCCAGGTTACGATTCGGGATATGATCAAAGCCGGGTTACTACTGGCATTGGTAGGTTTCCTGCTGCTGATTGCGTTTGGCGGAGCCTACAAATGGATGACCAACTGAACAGACCTGAACCACAAGACAAAACGAATTAACCTTTCTCAAAAATAAATCAAATGGAAACTGTTGCTGAACCAATCACTAAAACTAATCCTACACTAACCGAAGACTGGACCGTCGTGGTGCTCGGCCTGCTGATTATTGCCCTTTCGCTTTCGGGTGTAGTGATTCCTGCGCCTGCGTTTGGCTGGAAAGAGGGAAGTGATCTGACAGCTACGGTGTTGAGTGCCAAAAACGGACTGATAATTCTCGAACAATTCGGTTTCACGTATGCCATTGCCCTCATTGGTGCCATTTTAACGGGCAAGCCATTGCGGTCCACGCTGTTCGGATTTCCAATCATTTTTGGGCTGACAGTACTGGCCCTGGTGCTGGCTGGAAATAAAACGCTGAAAGATCTGAACCTGGAAGCAGTCATTTTCAGCTTAGGCATTGGTTTGCTGGTGGGTAATCTGGTTCAACTACCCGACTGGCTGAAGGGCGCACTGGCTACGGAGTTGTTCGTCAAAATAGGGTTGGTATTGCTGGGAACGACTGTCATTTTTGGTGATATTCTGAAAGCCGGATCACTAGGATTGGTGCAGGCTCTGGTCGTGGTGGTGTCGGTCTGGTATTTTGCCTACTGGATCAGTAAACGGCTGAAAATAGACGATGAACTGACCATGATGCTGGCGTCGGCCGTGTCGATCTGTGGGGTGTCAGCAGCCATTGCAACCTCGGGAGCGATTCAGGGCGATAGCAAAAAGCTTTCCTATGTTATTTCGCTGGT
This window harbors:
- a CDS encoding c-type cytochrome, which translates into the protein MNRMSDPKVDSLPSRFGLGKPATIAQITPLDIDVRPDGQGLPAGSGTATTGAVIFAAKCAACHGAGGVGGPNGSLVTTTPAPGKRTEKVIGNYWPYATTVFDYIRRAMPFSQPGSLTNEEVYSLTAYLLTANKLFDEKAVLNAQTLPKVVMPAQKLFVPDDRKAGPEIH
- the soxC gene encoding sulfite dehydrogenase: MVKPASDGDQPAKPATITRRTLLGGAATAAVAVVQTSFAKGLQIGIPQISDDPTKQMGVPPGKVGTRSSFEKLAKNASDISSRSPLQDLYGTITPSDLHFERHHNGVPAIDPAKYELLIHGLVERPTVFTLADLKRFPSVSRIAFLECSGNFRTGKETMSPQEICGLTSQSEWTGVLLSTLFREVGVKPGSNWFLAEGGDAALMTRSIPTSKGWNDAIIAYAQNGEALRPEQGYPVRLFLPGWEGNTSVKWLRRLELGDAPWQTREETSKYSEGIKGGKIRQFSFDIDARSIITFPAYPVQIQKGWIEIRGLAWSGRGKVSRVEVSTDAGKNWKLADLQEPILDKAHVRFRHLWQWNGSETEIMSRVTDETGYVQPTFAQLIDARGADTGGYHFNPITVWQIKPDGRVLNRPENFR
- a CDS encoding SLC13 family permease translates to MENTTIPELVHPATVRRTVLPAHWPKYSLLLAGPLLFWVLGYSNLLPVAPKMQLVIGVAVWMMVWWISEVVALPVTAFLPIVLFPALGILDLPTTAANYTNPTILLFLSGFVFALAVERHNLHTRIALHIVRLIGTASHRLVLGFMVATAFVSMWVNNTAAALLMLPIAQSVLHLLEDDFRRAGQERQFRPFAVSLLLGLAYSASIGGIATTIGTPTNGVLLGFLRDSYKTDISFTGWFVVGFPLAVLMLTATYLILVRLLFPVRGHALPDASAIIRDKLTALGPIRYSEYAVSGLFLLTAIGWVFRALFVKWLGADFLNDTIIGMSGALLLFLTPDPTSNTGLLFDWSSMNKLPWGILFMIGGGLALAKTLESSGIIGLIGDTVASSGSHDYSGLLVALVGITLLLKIIIANTPLATAALPMVFGIATATGIDPILLGAPVTFAASFAFVLPMSTPPNAIVLATSQVTIRDMIKAGLLLALVGFLLLIAFGGAYKWMTN
- a CDS encoding YeiH family protein codes for the protein METVAEPITKTNPTLTEDWTVVVLGLLIIALSLSGVVIPAPAFGWKEGSDLTATVLSAKNGLIILEQFGFTYAIALIGAILTGKPLRSTLFGFPIIFGLTVLALVLAGNKTLKDLNLEAVIFSLGIGLLVGNLVQLPDWLKGALATELFVKIGLVLLGTTVIFGDILKAGSLGLVQALVVVVSVWYFAYWISKRLKIDDELTMMLASAVSICGVSAAIATSGAIQGDSKKLSYVISLVLITAIPMMLFMPYAAHALGLSPEVTGAWLGGTIDTTGAVVASGTLAGDEALKISTIVKFSQNVLLGVAAFAISVYWTYTKNQSADVQTSKPTLGVIWERFPKFILGFLGASLLFSFVLDAETVDSVKGSLKSLQGLWFALAFTSIGLETRFADLFKADNRRPLYAFLIAQTFNIFITLIIAYFLFR